One Hevea brasiliensis isolate MT/VB/25A 57/8 chromosome 5, ASM3005281v1, whole genome shotgun sequence genomic region harbors:
- the LOC110665316 gene encoding aldehyde oxidase GLOX — MDSASFQWLLFLEVFTLMILTRAQLPGTWELLVPNAGIASMHTAVTRFNTVVLLDRTNIGPSRKMLPKGHCRFDPKEVVLKRDCYAHSVLFDPQTKQIRPLMILTDTWCSSGQFLPDGTLLHTGGALDGFTKIRKFEPCELNGSCDWVELDNVKLSEGRWYATNQILPDGSVIVVGGRGANTVEYYPPRNGAVSFPFLSEMEDNQMDNLYPYIHLLPNGHLFIFANNKAVLYDHATNRVIRDYPPLDGGPRNYPSAGSSAMLALEGDYSTAVIVVCGGAQYGAFIEKSTDSPAHGSCGRIVAMSPDPVWEMETMPLGRIMGDMVILPTGEVLIINGAQAGTQGFEMASNPCLYPLLYRPDQPAGLRFMTLNPGTVPRLYHSTANLLPDGRVLLAGSNPHYFYKFNAEFPTELRIEAFSPEYLSPDRANVRPVIEEIPDTVRYGEVFNVLISVSLPVVEIVQVNLGSAPFATHSFSQGQRLVKLTVTPSVPDVSGRYRIGCTAPPNGAVAPPGYYMVFAVNQGVPSVARWVHLVK; from the coding sequence atgGATAGTGCTTCTTTTCAATGGCTTCTTTTTTTGGAAGTCTTCACTTTGATGATTTTGACACGCGCTCAGCTGCCTGGCACGTGGGAGCTTCTGGTCCCCAACGCTGGAATTGCCTCCATGCACACCGCAGTCACACGCTTCAACACCGTTGTCCTCCTCGACCGGACTAACATTGGCCCATCTCGGAAAATGCTGCCCAAAGGCCATTGCCGCTTTGATCCTAAAGAAGTTGTCCTCAAGCGCGATTGCTATGCTCATTCTGTTCTCTTCGATCCTCAAACCAAACAAATCCGACCCCTAATGATCCTCACCGACACATGGTGCTCTTCGGGTCAGTTTCTCCCTGACGGTACCCTCTTACACACCGGCGGTGCCTTGGATGGATTCACCAAGATCCGAAAATTCGAACCGTGTGAACTGAATGGGTCTTGTGACTGGGTCGAGCTTGACAACGTAAAATTGAGTGAGGGGAGGTGGTATGCTACGAACCAGATATTACCTGATGGTTCAGTGATTGTCGTTGGTGGGAGAGGAGCAAATACTGTAGAGTATTATCCCCCAAGAAACGGAGCCGTTTCCTTCCCGTTTCTTTCTGAGATGGAGGACAATCAGATGGACAATTTGTATCCTTACATCCATCTCCTCCCTAACGGCCATCTTTTCATCTTCGCAAACAACAAGGCCGTCCTGTATGATCACGCGACCAACAGAGTGATCAGAGACTATCCGCCGTTGGATGGAGGCCCCCGAAATTATCCATCTGCTGGATCCTCAGCTATGCTGGCGCTGGAGGGTGATTACTCTACAGCTGTGATTGTTGTTTGTGGCGGGGCCCAGTATGGAGCATTTATAGAGAAAAGTACGGACAGCCCAGCCCACGGCAGCTGCGGACGCATTGTTGCGATGTCGCCCGACCCGGTTTGGGAAATGGAGACTATGCCATTGGGGCGGATCATGGGCGACATGGTTATCCTCCCAACTGGTGAAGTGCTTATTATTAATGGAGCTCAGGCTGGGACCCAAGGGTTCGAAATGGCGTCCAACCCGTGCTTATATCCACTTTTGTACAGACCTGATCAACCTGCTGGGTTAAGGTTCATGACGTTAAACCCGGGAACCGTACCCAGATTGTACCACTCAACCGCTAACTTGTTACCCGATGGCCGGGTCTTGCTAGCCGGTAGTAATCCACATTACTTTTACAAATTCAATGCCGAATTTCCCACAGAATTACGAATCGAAGCGTTTTCGCCGGAATACTTGTCACCTGATCGGGCCAATGTTCGACCAGTAATCGAAGAGATTCCCGATACGGTACGCTACGGCGAGGTTTTTAATGTCTTAATATCAGTTTCGTTGCCTGTTGTGGAGATAGTACAAGTTAATTTGGGAAGTGCACCATTTGCGACGCATTCATTTTCACAGGGACAGAGATTGGTTAAGTTGACCGTTACGCCCTCCGTCCCTGACGTTAGCGGCCGGTATAGGATTGGGTGCACTGCGCCGCCTAATGGGGCGGTTGCTCCGCCGGGTTATTATATGGTGTTTGCGGTTAACCAAGGCGTGCCAAGCGTGGCGCGATGGGTTCATTTGGTAAAATAA